In the Candidatus Deferrimicrobiaceae bacterium genome, one interval contains:
- a CDS encoding type II toxin-antitoxin system HigB family toxin, whose product MRVIALSTLKKFWDDAPAFTDAREPTLAWYRHVLKADWASPADVKRDFANASILKGGRVVFNIAGNKYRIVVWINYPYRVVYVRFIGTHARYDAIDAQTV is encoded by the coding sequence ATGCGGGTCATCGCCCTCTCCACGCTGAAGAAGTTCTGGGACGATGCCCCAGCCTTCACGGACGCCCGGGAGCCGACCTTGGCGTGGTATCGACACGTTTTGAAGGCGGACTGGGCCTCCCCTGCGGATGTGAAGAGGGACTTCGCGAACGCGAGCATACTCAAGGGCGGTAGGGTGGTCTTCAACATCGCCGGGAACAAATACCGGATCGTTGTCTGGATCAACTACCCGTACCGTGTCGTCTATGTACGATTCATCGGGACGCACGCGCGGTACGACGCAATCGACGCACAAACGGTGTAA